One window of the Cryptomeria japonica chromosome 7, Sugi_1.0, whole genome shotgun sequence genome contains the following:
- the LOC131053187 gene encoding glucan endo-1,3-beta-glucosidase-like, translating to MGSWQGNKDCYALVLLIVVSFYIAHADGEKIGVCYGMLSDSLPYHNEVVNLMQSNNIGKVRLYFSSQDALQALKNSGIEVIVGVRNAELQTIANDQDVANIWMNDNIKQFHPSVNIKYIAVGNEVFLNRTLILYLLPAMENIQRALRKADLQNNIKVSTPYPTSVLNNSFPPSEGTFGEDMSAILNFLSDNGSPFMAHVYPYFSYKNSAGSTSADYSLFRSTSTVVTDGNLMYNNLFGVFVDAFISAMEKLGHSNIPIVITESGWPTAGNAVATVDNARTYNNNLIKHVLSNAGTPKRPGTTIETYIFTLFNENQKTGAEARHFGLFDTTKIPVYPMDFLAESSVYPPLSSPESSKDLKVVAVSINGVYTRSYNCRLTAPPTMRMARWMVSLFALMCFGSANCYACFAILWCKDRSMLWNAFRQFAFSRGGGESFAVKQYRKGCSERVNDNIKPFCPVHIKYIAVENEVFANRAYVSYLVPSMNNIQKALSNANLQNDIKVSTPHATSVLYNSFPPSKGTFGENMSAILKFLSDKYPPFLASVYPYFSYKYNRD from the exons ATGGTGAAAAGATAGGAGTATGCTATGGAATGCTTTCAGACAGTTTGCCTTATCACAATGAGGTGGTGAATCTGATGCAGTCAAACAACATAGGAAAGGTGAGATTATACTTTTCAAGTCAGGACGCCCTGCAGGCCCTGAAGAATTCTGGAATCGAAGTGATTGTGGGAGTTCGCAACGCTGAGCTTCAGACGATTGCAAATGACCAGGATGTAGCGAACATATGGATGAATGACAACATTAAACAATTCCATCCTTCTGTCAACATCAAATACATTGCAGTGGGAAACGAGGTGTTTTTAAATAGAACACTCATTTTGTATCTCCTGCCTGCAATGGAAAACATTCAGAGGGCATTGAGGAAGGCTGATCTGCAGAACAACATCAAGGTCTCCACACCATACCCAACGTCCGTGTTGAACAACTCATTTCCTCCGTCTGAGGGAACATTTGGTGAGGATATGAGTGCTATCCTTAACTTTCTATCAGATAATGGCTCCCCTTTCATGGCCCACGTCTATCCATACTTCAGCTACAAAAACTCCGCAGGTTCAACTTCTGCAGACTATTCGCTGTTTAGATCGACAAGTACTGTGGTGACTGATGGCAATTTAATGTATAACAACTTGTTCGGCGTTTTTGTCGACGCTTTTATATCTGCTATGGAAAAGCTGGGACATTCCAATATTCCAATTGTAATAACTGAAAGTGGGTGGCCCACTGCAGGCAATGCCGTGGCTACTGTGGACAATGCCCGAACTTACAACAACAATCTCATCAAGCATGTTTTGTCAAATGCAGGAACACCAAAGAGACCTGGAACGACAATTGAGACATATATTTTTACACTGTTCAATGAGAATCAGAAGACTGGGGCTGAGGCGCGCCATTTTGGTCTGTTTGATACCACTAAAATTCCTGTCTACCCTATGGACTTCCTAGCTGAAAGTTCTGTTTACCCTCCGCTCAGCTCACCTGAAAGTTCCAAGGATTTAAAAGTG GTTGCAGTTTCGATCAATGGAGTTTATACAAGGTCGTATAATTGCCGATTGACAGCTCCACCTACCATGAGAATGGCCCGTTGGATGGTTTCACTATTTGCCCTGATGTGTTTTGGGAGTGCTAACTGCTATGCTTGTTTTGCAATACT ATGGTGCAAAGATAGGAGTATGCTATGGAATGCTTTCAGACAATTTGCCTTCTCACGAGGAGGTGGTGAATCTTTTGCAGTCAAGCAAtatagaaaag GATGTAGCGAACGGGTGAATGACAACATTAAACCATTCTGTCCTGTCCACATCAAATACATTGCAGTGGAAAACGAGGTTTTTGCAAATAGAGCATACGTTTCATATCTCGTGCCTTCTATGAACAATATTCAGAAGGCATTGAGTAACGCCAATTTGCAGAACGACATCAAGGTCTCTACACCACACGCAACGTCCGTGCTGTACAATTCATTTCCTCCCTCCAAGGGAACATTTGGTGAGAATATGAGTGCCATACTTAAGTTTTTGTCAGATAAATACCCTCCTTTCCTGGCCAGTGTCTATCCATACTTTAGctacaaatacaacagagattGA